Proteins from a genomic interval of Syngnathus acus chromosome 4, fSynAcu1.2, whole genome shotgun sequence:
- the dab1a gene encoding DAB adaptor protein 1a isoform X4 codes for MSTETELQPAVRPGTLRRDSRRKGQDRSEATLIRRFKSDGVRYKAKLIGLDEVTAARGDKLCQDSMMKLKGIAAAARSKGEHKQKVFLTVSFGGIKIFDEKSGVLQHQHAVHEISYIAKDITDHRAFGYICGKEGNHRFVAIKTSQSAEPVILDLRDLFQLIYEIKQREEMEKKAQKDKQCEQAVYQTILEEDLEDPVYQNGHQSIRHHHHHPHNHSQPPQAGLSEEQHQQVDLIDLNLETVSQNINQLELFGDMSTPPDITSPSTPASPANSLDPSLGLQPPTELFAPFNPSSVPSGYVTMGAVPSAAWSQQAFAAQTPLAFGVQSPLGPMAQVLPGGQPLIWGQANIFPATQQQWAAMAAGAFPPAAYLPTQPVGALPAAAVFQALTPVPAVTPGGETHSGAGAAAPSASSSPQREERAKKMSKEMFKDFELAKPPAMPSKKHHSLAGTSEAFSTYFSRVGTAQDTDDCDDFDISQMNLTPVTSTTPSTNSPPTPAPHQCSPSKSSASHVSDPPTDATDPPTDDSFGEAEGSPSRSGEEDAACASGSPCPSEPTGPSLDQTSPEAGS; via the exons ATGTCAACGGAgacggagctccagccggcgGTCCGTCCCGGCACCCTCAGGCGGGACTCCAGGAGgaaag ggcaGGATCGCAGCGAAGCGACGCTCATCAGGCGCTTTAAGAGCGACGGCGTCCGCTACAAGGCGAAACTCATCGGCCTGGACGAGGTCACAGCGGCTCGCGGGGACAAACTCTGTCAGGACTCCATGATGAAGCTCAAG GGTATCGCGGCAGCGGCACGCTCCAAAGGAGAACACAAGCAGAAGGTGTTCCTCACAGTTTCCTTTGGAGGGATCAAGATCTTTGATGAGAAGTCAGGG GTGCTGCAACACCAGCACGCCGTCCACGAGATCTCCTACATCGCCAAGGACATCACGGACCACCGAGCGTTCGGCTACATCTGCGGCAAGGAAGGCAACCACCGCTTTGTGGCCATCAAGACCTCTCAGTCG GCGGAACCAGTGATCCTGGACCTGCGAGACTTGTTCCAGCTCATCTACGAGATCAAGCAGCGTGAGGAGATGGAGAAGAAGGCCCAGAAGGACAAACAGTGTGAGCAGGCCGTCTACCAG ACGATTTTGGAGGAAGATCTGGAGGACCCGGTCTATCAG AACGGACATCAAAGCATccgccatcatcatcaccatcctcATAATCATTCGCAACCCCCCCAGGCGGGActaagtgaggagcagcatcAGCAGGTGGATCTCATAGACTTAAACCTGGAGACGGTTTCTCAG AATATCAACCAATTAGAGCTTTTCGGAGACATGTCCACACCCCCTGACATAACCTCGCCGTCG ACCCCCGCCTCACCTGCAAACTCCCTGGACCCGTCGCTGGGCCTGCAGCCACCCACTGAGCTCTTTGCTCCTTTCAACCCTTCGTCTGTGCCCTCAG GTTACGTGACAATGGGAGCGGTTCCCTCCGCAGCCTGGTCCCAGCAGGCGTTCGCCGCCCAGACGCCGCTGGCCTTCGGGGTCCAGTCCCCTCTGGGCCCGATGGCGCAAGTTCTGCCGGGCGGCCAGCCTCTCATCTGGGGGCAGGCCAATATCTTCCCCGCCACCCAGCAGCAGTGGGCAGCCATGGCGGCCGGAGCCTTCCCCCCCGCAGCCTACCTCCCTACGCAGCCCGTGGGCGCGCTGCCGGCCGCCGCCGTGTTCCAGGCGCTCACCCCCGTCCCCGCCGTGACGCCGGGCGGCGAAACGCATTCAGGTGCAGGCGCCGCGGCTCCATCCGCGTCGTCGAGTCCGCAACGTGAGGAGCGGGCGAAGAAGATGAGCAAAGAGATGTTCAAG GACTTTGAGCTGGCAAAGCCGCCGGCGATGCCGTCCAAGAAGCACCATAGCTTAGCGGGCACCTCAGAGGCATTCAGCACTTACTTCAGCCGCGTCGGCACCGCCCAGGACACGGACGACTGCGACGACTTTGACATCTCCCAAATGAACCTGACACCGGTCACCTCCACGACGCCCTCCACCAACtccc ccccCACACCGGCCCCCCACCAGTGCTCGCCCTCCAAATCGTCCGCCTCGCACGTCAGCGACCCCCCGACGGACGCCACCGACCCGCCCACCGACGACTCGTTTGGGGAGGCGGAGGGCAGCCCGAGCCGCAGCGGCGAGGAAGATGCT GCTTGTGCTTCTGGGTCACCCTGCCCTAGTGAGCCAACAGGGCCCAGCCTAGACCAGACCAGTCCAGAGGCTGGGAGCTAG
- the dab1a gene encoding DAB adaptor protein 1a isoform X6 yields the protein MSTETELQPAVRPGTLRRDSRRKGQDRSEATLIRRFKSDGVRYKAKLIGLDEVTAARGDKLCQDSMMKLKGIAAAARSKGEHKQKVFLTVSFGGIKIFDEKSGVLQHQHAVHEISYIAKDITDHRAFGYICGKEGNHRFVAIKTSQSAEPVILDLRDLFQLIYEIKQREEMEKKAQKDKQCEQAVYQNGHQSIRHHHHHPHNHSQPPQAGLSEEQHQQVDLIDLNLETVSQNINQLELFGDMSTPPDITSPSTPASPANSLDPSLGLQPPTELFAPFNPSSVPSGYVTMGAVPSAAWSQQAFAAQTPLAFGVQSPLGPMAQVLPGGQPLIWGQANIFPATQQQWAAMAAGAFPPAAYLPTQPVGALPAAAVFQALTPVPAVTPGGETHSGAGAAAPSASSSPQREERAKKMSKEMFKDFELAKPPAMPSKKHHSLAGTSEAFSTYFSRVGTAQDTDDCDDFDISQMNLTPVTSTTPSTNSPPTPAPHQCSPSKSSASHVSDPPTDATDPPTDDSFGEAEGSPSRSGEEDAACASGSPCPSEPTGPSLDQTSPEAGS from the exons ATGTCAACGGAgacggagctccagccggcgGTCCGTCCCGGCACCCTCAGGCGGGACTCCAGGAGgaaag ggcaGGATCGCAGCGAAGCGACGCTCATCAGGCGCTTTAAGAGCGACGGCGTCCGCTACAAGGCGAAACTCATCGGCCTGGACGAGGTCACAGCGGCTCGCGGGGACAAACTCTGTCAGGACTCCATGATGAAGCTCAAG GGTATCGCGGCAGCGGCACGCTCCAAAGGAGAACACAAGCAGAAGGTGTTCCTCACAGTTTCCTTTGGAGGGATCAAGATCTTTGATGAGAAGTCAGGG GTGCTGCAACACCAGCACGCCGTCCACGAGATCTCCTACATCGCCAAGGACATCACGGACCACCGAGCGTTCGGCTACATCTGCGGCAAGGAAGGCAACCACCGCTTTGTGGCCATCAAGACCTCTCAGTCG GCGGAACCAGTGATCCTGGACCTGCGAGACTTGTTCCAGCTCATCTACGAGATCAAGCAGCGTGAGGAGATGGAGAAGAAGGCCCAGAAGGACAAACAGTGTGAGCAGGCCGTCTACCAG AACGGACATCAAAGCATccgccatcatcatcaccatcctcATAATCATTCGCAACCCCCCCAGGCGGGActaagtgaggagcagcatcAGCAGGTGGATCTCATAGACTTAAACCTGGAGACGGTTTCTCAG AATATCAACCAATTAGAGCTTTTCGGAGACATGTCCACACCCCCTGACATAACCTCGCCGTCG ACCCCCGCCTCACCTGCAAACTCCCTGGACCCGTCGCTGGGCCTGCAGCCACCCACTGAGCTCTTTGCTCCTTTCAACCCTTCGTCTGTGCCCTCAG GTTACGTGACAATGGGAGCGGTTCCCTCCGCAGCCTGGTCCCAGCAGGCGTTCGCCGCCCAGACGCCGCTGGCCTTCGGGGTCCAGTCCCCTCTGGGCCCGATGGCGCAAGTTCTGCCGGGCGGCCAGCCTCTCATCTGGGGGCAGGCCAATATCTTCCCCGCCACCCAGCAGCAGTGGGCAGCCATGGCGGCCGGAGCCTTCCCCCCCGCAGCCTACCTCCCTACGCAGCCCGTGGGCGCGCTGCCGGCCGCCGCCGTGTTCCAGGCGCTCACCCCCGTCCCCGCCGTGACGCCGGGCGGCGAAACGCATTCAGGTGCAGGCGCCGCGGCTCCATCCGCGTCGTCGAGTCCGCAACGTGAGGAGCGGGCGAAGAAGATGAGCAAAGAGATGTTCAAG GACTTTGAGCTGGCAAAGCCGCCGGCGATGCCGTCCAAGAAGCACCATAGCTTAGCGGGCACCTCAGAGGCATTCAGCACTTACTTCAGCCGCGTCGGCACCGCCCAGGACACGGACGACTGCGACGACTTTGACATCTCCCAAATGAACCTGACACCGGTCACCTCCACGACGCCCTCCACCAACtccc ccccCACACCGGCCCCCCACCAGTGCTCGCCCTCCAAATCGTCCGCCTCGCACGTCAGCGACCCCCCGACGGACGCCACCGACCCGCCCACCGACGACTCGTTTGGGGAGGCGGAGGGCAGCCCGAGCCGCAGCGGCGAGGAAGATGCT GCTTGTGCTTCTGGGTCACCCTGCCCTAGTGAGCCAACAGGGCCCAGCCTAGACCAGACCAGTCCAGAGGCTGGGAGCTAG
- the dab1a gene encoding DAB adaptor protein 1a isoform X5, with the protein MSTETELQPAVRPGTLRRDSRRKGQDRSEATLIRRFKSDGVRYKAKLIGLDEVTAARGDKLCQDSMMKLKGIAAAARSKGEHKQKVFLTVSFGGIKIFDEKSGVLQHQHAVHEISYIAKDITDHRAFGYICGKEGNHRFVAIKTSQSAEPVILDLRDLFQLIYEIKQREEMEKKAQKDKQCEQAVYQTILEEDLEDPVYQYIVFEAGHEPIRDQSDESIYQVPTSQQKEGVYDVPKRHPNINQLELFGDMSTPPDITSPSTPASPANSLDPSLGLQPPTELFAPFNPSSVPSGYVTMGAVPSAAWSQQAFAAQTPLAFGVQSPLGPMAQVLPGGQPLIWGQANIFPATQQQWAAMAAGAFPPAAYLPTQPVGALPAAAVFQALTPVPAVTPGGETHSGAGAAAPSASSSPQREERAKKMSKEMFKDFELAKPPAMPSKKHHSLAGTSEAFSTYFSRVGTAQDTDDCDDFDISQMNLTPVTSTTPSTNSPPTPAPHQCSPSKSSASHVSDPPTDATDPPTDDSFGEAEGSPSRSGEEDAACASGSPCPSEPTGPSLDQTSPEAGS; encoded by the exons ATGTCAACGGAgacggagctccagccggcgGTCCGTCCCGGCACCCTCAGGCGGGACTCCAGGAGgaaag ggcaGGATCGCAGCGAAGCGACGCTCATCAGGCGCTTTAAGAGCGACGGCGTCCGCTACAAGGCGAAACTCATCGGCCTGGACGAGGTCACAGCGGCTCGCGGGGACAAACTCTGTCAGGACTCCATGATGAAGCTCAAG GGTATCGCGGCAGCGGCACGCTCCAAAGGAGAACACAAGCAGAAGGTGTTCCTCACAGTTTCCTTTGGAGGGATCAAGATCTTTGATGAGAAGTCAGGG GTGCTGCAACACCAGCACGCCGTCCACGAGATCTCCTACATCGCCAAGGACATCACGGACCACCGAGCGTTCGGCTACATCTGCGGCAAGGAAGGCAACCACCGCTTTGTGGCCATCAAGACCTCTCAGTCG GCGGAACCAGTGATCCTGGACCTGCGAGACTTGTTCCAGCTCATCTACGAGATCAAGCAGCGTGAGGAGATGGAGAAGAAGGCCCAGAAGGACAAACAGTGTGAGCAGGCCGTCTACCAG ACGATTTTGGAGGAAGATCTGGAGGACCCGGTCTATCAG TACATTGTGTTTGAGGCCGGACACGAGCCCATCCGCGACCAATCAGACGAGAGCATTTATCAG GTTCCCACCAGCCAGCAGAAGGAAGGGGTCTATGACGTCCCAAAGCGACACCCA AATATCAACCAATTAGAGCTTTTCGGAGACATGTCCACACCCCCTGACATAACCTCGCCGTCG ACCCCCGCCTCACCTGCAAACTCCCTGGACCCGTCGCTGGGCCTGCAGCCACCCACTGAGCTCTTTGCTCCTTTCAACCCTTCGTCTGTGCCCTCAG GTTACGTGACAATGGGAGCGGTTCCCTCCGCAGCCTGGTCCCAGCAGGCGTTCGCCGCCCAGACGCCGCTGGCCTTCGGGGTCCAGTCCCCTCTGGGCCCGATGGCGCAAGTTCTGCCGGGCGGCCAGCCTCTCATCTGGGGGCAGGCCAATATCTTCCCCGCCACCCAGCAGCAGTGGGCAGCCATGGCGGCCGGAGCCTTCCCCCCCGCAGCCTACCTCCCTACGCAGCCCGTGGGCGCGCTGCCGGCCGCCGCCGTGTTCCAGGCGCTCACCCCCGTCCCCGCCGTGACGCCGGGCGGCGAAACGCATTCAGGTGCAGGCGCCGCGGCTCCATCCGCGTCGTCGAGTCCGCAACGTGAGGAGCGGGCGAAGAAGATGAGCAAAGAGATGTTCAAG GACTTTGAGCTGGCAAAGCCGCCGGCGATGCCGTCCAAGAAGCACCATAGCTTAGCGGGCACCTCAGAGGCATTCAGCACTTACTTCAGCCGCGTCGGCACCGCCCAGGACACGGACGACTGCGACGACTTTGACATCTCCCAAATGAACCTGACACCGGTCACCTCCACGACGCCCTCCACCAACtccc ccccCACACCGGCCCCCCACCAGTGCTCGCCCTCCAAATCGTCCGCCTCGCACGTCAGCGACCCCCCGACGGACGCCACCGACCCGCCCACCGACGACTCGTTTGGGGAGGCGGAGGGCAGCCCGAGCCGCAGCGGCGAGGAAGATGCT GCTTGTGCTTCTGGGTCACCCTGCCCTAGTGAGCCAACAGGGCCCAGCCTAGACCAGACCAGTCCAGAGGCTGGGAGCTAG
- the dab1a gene encoding DAB adaptor protein 1a isoform X1: MSTETELQPAVRPGTLRRDSRRKGQDRSEATLIRRFKSDGVRYKAKLIGLDEVTAARGDKLCQDSMMKLKGIAAAARSKGEHKQKVFLTVSFGGIKIFDEKSGVLQHQHAVHEISYIAKDITDHRAFGYICGKEGNHRFVAIKTSQSAEPVILDLRDLFQLIYEIKQREEMEKKAQKDKQCEQAVYQTILEEDLEDPVYQYIVFEAGHEPIRDQSDESIYQVPTSQQKEGVYDVPKRHPNGHQSIRHHHHHPHNHSQPPQAGLSEEQHQQVDLIDLNLETVSQNINQLELFGDMSTPPDITSPSTPASPANSLDPSLGLQPPTELFAPFNPSSVPSGYVTMGAVPSAAWSQQAFAAQTPLAFGVQSPLGPMAQVLPGGQPLIWGQANIFPATQQQWAAMAAGAFPPAAYLPTQPVGALPAAAVFQALTPVPAVTPGGETHSGAGAAAPSASSSPQREERAKKMSKEMFKDFELAKPPAMPSKKHHSLAGTSEAFSTYFSRVGTAQDTDDCDDFDISQMNLTPVTSTTPSTNSPPTPAPHQCSPSKSSASHVSDPPTDATDPPTDDSFGEAEGSPSRSGEEDAACASGSPCPSEPTGPSLDQTSPEAGS; encoded by the exons ATGTCAACGGAgacggagctccagccggcgGTCCGTCCCGGCACCCTCAGGCGGGACTCCAGGAGgaaag ggcaGGATCGCAGCGAAGCGACGCTCATCAGGCGCTTTAAGAGCGACGGCGTCCGCTACAAGGCGAAACTCATCGGCCTGGACGAGGTCACAGCGGCTCGCGGGGACAAACTCTGTCAGGACTCCATGATGAAGCTCAAG GGTATCGCGGCAGCGGCACGCTCCAAAGGAGAACACAAGCAGAAGGTGTTCCTCACAGTTTCCTTTGGAGGGATCAAGATCTTTGATGAGAAGTCAGGG GTGCTGCAACACCAGCACGCCGTCCACGAGATCTCCTACATCGCCAAGGACATCACGGACCACCGAGCGTTCGGCTACATCTGCGGCAAGGAAGGCAACCACCGCTTTGTGGCCATCAAGACCTCTCAGTCG GCGGAACCAGTGATCCTGGACCTGCGAGACTTGTTCCAGCTCATCTACGAGATCAAGCAGCGTGAGGAGATGGAGAAGAAGGCCCAGAAGGACAAACAGTGTGAGCAGGCCGTCTACCAG ACGATTTTGGAGGAAGATCTGGAGGACCCGGTCTATCAG TACATTGTGTTTGAGGCCGGACACGAGCCCATCCGCGACCAATCAGACGAGAGCATTTATCAG GTTCCCACCAGCCAGCAGAAGGAAGGGGTCTATGACGTCCCAAAGCGACACCCA AACGGACATCAAAGCATccgccatcatcatcaccatcctcATAATCATTCGCAACCCCCCCAGGCGGGActaagtgaggagcagcatcAGCAGGTGGATCTCATAGACTTAAACCTGGAGACGGTTTCTCAG AATATCAACCAATTAGAGCTTTTCGGAGACATGTCCACACCCCCTGACATAACCTCGCCGTCG ACCCCCGCCTCACCTGCAAACTCCCTGGACCCGTCGCTGGGCCTGCAGCCACCCACTGAGCTCTTTGCTCCTTTCAACCCTTCGTCTGTGCCCTCAG GTTACGTGACAATGGGAGCGGTTCCCTCCGCAGCCTGGTCCCAGCAGGCGTTCGCCGCCCAGACGCCGCTGGCCTTCGGGGTCCAGTCCCCTCTGGGCCCGATGGCGCAAGTTCTGCCGGGCGGCCAGCCTCTCATCTGGGGGCAGGCCAATATCTTCCCCGCCACCCAGCAGCAGTGGGCAGCCATGGCGGCCGGAGCCTTCCCCCCCGCAGCCTACCTCCCTACGCAGCCCGTGGGCGCGCTGCCGGCCGCCGCCGTGTTCCAGGCGCTCACCCCCGTCCCCGCCGTGACGCCGGGCGGCGAAACGCATTCAGGTGCAGGCGCCGCGGCTCCATCCGCGTCGTCGAGTCCGCAACGTGAGGAGCGGGCGAAGAAGATGAGCAAAGAGATGTTCAAG GACTTTGAGCTGGCAAAGCCGCCGGCGATGCCGTCCAAGAAGCACCATAGCTTAGCGGGCACCTCAGAGGCATTCAGCACTTACTTCAGCCGCGTCGGCACCGCCCAGGACACGGACGACTGCGACGACTTTGACATCTCCCAAATGAACCTGACACCGGTCACCTCCACGACGCCCTCCACCAACtccc ccccCACACCGGCCCCCCACCAGTGCTCGCCCTCCAAATCGTCCGCCTCGCACGTCAGCGACCCCCCGACGGACGCCACCGACCCGCCCACCGACGACTCGTTTGGGGAGGCGGAGGGCAGCCCGAGCCGCAGCGGCGAGGAAGATGCT GCTTGTGCTTCTGGGTCACCCTGCCCTAGTGAGCCAACAGGGCCCAGCCTAGACCAGACCAGTCCAGAGGCTGGGAGCTAG
- the dab1a gene encoding DAB adaptor protein 1a isoform X7, whose amino-acid sequence MSTETELQPAVRPGTLRRDSRRKGQDRSEATLIRRFKSDGVRYKAKLIGLDEVTAARGDKLCQDSMMKLKGIAAAARSKGEHKQKVFLTVSFGGIKIFDEKSGVLQHQHAVHEISYIAKDITDHRAFGYICGKEGNHRFVAIKTSQSAEPVILDLRDLFQLIYEIKQREEMEKKAQKDKQCEQAVYQTILEEDLEDPVYQNINQLELFGDMSTPPDITSPSTPASPANSLDPSLGLQPPTELFAPFNPSSVPSGYVTMGAVPSAAWSQQAFAAQTPLAFGVQSPLGPMAQVLPGGQPLIWGQANIFPATQQQWAAMAAGAFPPAAYLPTQPVGALPAAAVFQALTPVPAVTPGGETHSGAGAAAPSASSSPQREERAKKMSKEMFKDFELAKPPAMPSKKHHSLAGTSEAFSTYFSRVGTAQDTDDCDDFDISQMNLTPVTSTTPSTNSPPTPAPHQCSPSKSSASHVSDPPTDATDPPTDDSFGEAEGSPSRSGEEDAACASGSPCPSEPTGPSLDQTSPEAGS is encoded by the exons ATGTCAACGGAgacggagctccagccggcgGTCCGTCCCGGCACCCTCAGGCGGGACTCCAGGAGgaaag ggcaGGATCGCAGCGAAGCGACGCTCATCAGGCGCTTTAAGAGCGACGGCGTCCGCTACAAGGCGAAACTCATCGGCCTGGACGAGGTCACAGCGGCTCGCGGGGACAAACTCTGTCAGGACTCCATGATGAAGCTCAAG GGTATCGCGGCAGCGGCACGCTCCAAAGGAGAACACAAGCAGAAGGTGTTCCTCACAGTTTCCTTTGGAGGGATCAAGATCTTTGATGAGAAGTCAGGG GTGCTGCAACACCAGCACGCCGTCCACGAGATCTCCTACATCGCCAAGGACATCACGGACCACCGAGCGTTCGGCTACATCTGCGGCAAGGAAGGCAACCACCGCTTTGTGGCCATCAAGACCTCTCAGTCG GCGGAACCAGTGATCCTGGACCTGCGAGACTTGTTCCAGCTCATCTACGAGATCAAGCAGCGTGAGGAGATGGAGAAGAAGGCCCAGAAGGACAAACAGTGTGAGCAGGCCGTCTACCAG ACGATTTTGGAGGAAGATCTGGAGGACCCGGTCTATCAG AATATCAACCAATTAGAGCTTTTCGGAGACATGTCCACACCCCCTGACATAACCTCGCCGTCG ACCCCCGCCTCACCTGCAAACTCCCTGGACCCGTCGCTGGGCCTGCAGCCACCCACTGAGCTCTTTGCTCCTTTCAACCCTTCGTCTGTGCCCTCAG GTTACGTGACAATGGGAGCGGTTCCCTCCGCAGCCTGGTCCCAGCAGGCGTTCGCCGCCCAGACGCCGCTGGCCTTCGGGGTCCAGTCCCCTCTGGGCCCGATGGCGCAAGTTCTGCCGGGCGGCCAGCCTCTCATCTGGGGGCAGGCCAATATCTTCCCCGCCACCCAGCAGCAGTGGGCAGCCATGGCGGCCGGAGCCTTCCCCCCCGCAGCCTACCTCCCTACGCAGCCCGTGGGCGCGCTGCCGGCCGCCGCCGTGTTCCAGGCGCTCACCCCCGTCCCCGCCGTGACGCCGGGCGGCGAAACGCATTCAGGTGCAGGCGCCGCGGCTCCATCCGCGTCGTCGAGTCCGCAACGTGAGGAGCGGGCGAAGAAGATGAGCAAAGAGATGTTCAAG GACTTTGAGCTGGCAAAGCCGCCGGCGATGCCGTCCAAGAAGCACCATAGCTTAGCGGGCACCTCAGAGGCATTCAGCACTTACTTCAGCCGCGTCGGCACCGCCCAGGACACGGACGACTGCGACGACTTTGACATCTCCCAAATGAACCTGACACCGGTCACCTCCACGACGCCCTCCACCAACtccc ccccCACACCGGCCCCCCACCAGTGCTCGCCCTCCAAATCGTCCGCCTCGCACGTCAGCGACCCCCCGACGGACGCCACCGACCCGCCCACCGACGACTCGTTTGGGGAGGCGGAGGGCAGCCCGAGCCGCAGCGGCGAGGAAGATGCT GCTTGTGCTTCTGGGTCACCCTGCCCTAGTGAGCCAACAGGGCCCAGCCTAGACCAGACCAGTCCAGAGGCTGGGAGCTAG
- the dab1a gene encoding DAB adaptor protein 1a isoform X3, producing the protein MSTETELQPAVRPGTLRRDSRRKGQDRSEATLIRRFKSDGVRYKAKLIGLDEVTAARGDKLCQDSMMKLKGIAAAARSKGEHKQKVFLTVSFGGIKIFDEKSGVLQHQHAVHEISYIAKDITDHRAFGYICGKEGNHRFVAIKTSQSAEPVILDLRDLFQLIYEIKQREEMEKKAQKDKQCEQAVYQTILEEDLEDPVYQYIVFEAGHEPIRDQSDESIYQVPTSQQKEGVYDVPKRHPNGHQSIRHHHHHPHNHSQPPQAGLSEEQHQQVDLIDLNLETVSQNINQLELFGDMSTPPDITSPSTPASPANSLDPSLGLQPPTELFAPFNPSSVPSGYVTMGAVPSAAWSQQAFAAQTPLAFGVQSPLGPMAQVLPGGQPLIWGQANIFPATQQQWAAMAAGAFPPAAYLPTQPVGALPAAAVFQALTPVPAVTPGGETHSGAGAAAPSASSSPQREERAKKMSKEMFKDFELAKPPAMPSKKHHSLAGTSEAFSTYFSRVGTAQDTDDCDDFDISQMNLTPVTSTTPSTNSPPTPAPHQCSPSKSSASHVSDPPTDATDPPTDDSFGEAEGSPSRSGEEDAKKDPLYARINKGKK; encoded by the exons ATGTCAACGGAgacggagctccagccggcgGTCCGTCCCGGCACCCTCAGGCGGGACTCCAGGAGgaaag ggcaGGATCGCAGCGAAGCGACGCTCATCAGGCGCTTTAAGAGCGACGGCGTCCGCTACAAGGCGAAACTCATCGGCCTGGACGAGGTCACAGCGGCTCGCGGGGACAAACTCTGTCAGGACTCCATGATGAAGCTCAAG GGTATCGCGGCAGCGGCACGCTCCAAAGGAGAACACAAGCAGAAGGTGTTCCTCACAGTTTCCTTTGGAGGGATCAAGATCTTTGATGAGAAGTCAGGG GTGCTGCAACACCAGCACGCCGTCCACGAGATCTCCTACATCGCCAAGGACATCACGGACCACCGAGCGTTCGGCTACATCTGCGGCAAGGAAGGCAACCACCGCTTTGTGGCCATCAAGACCTCTCAGTCG GCGGAACCAGTGATCCTGGACCTGCGAGACTTGTTCCAGCTCATCTACGAGATCAAGCAGCGTGAGGAGATGGAGAAGAAGGCCCAGAAGGACAAACAGTGTGAGCAGGCCGTCTACCAG ACGATTTTGGAGGAAGATCTGGAGGACCCGGTCTATCAG TACATTGTGTTTGAGGCCGGACACGAGCCCATCCGCGACCAATCAGACGAGAGCATTTATCAG GTTCCCACCAGCCAGCAGAAGGAAGGGGTCTATGACGTCCCAAAGCGACACCCA AACGGACATCAAAGCATccgccatcatcatcaccatcctcATAATCATTCGCAACCCCCCCAGGCGGGActaagtgaggagcagcatcAGCAGGTGGATCTCATAGACTTAAACCTGGAGACGGTTTCTCAG AATATCAACCAATTAGAGCTTTTCGGAGACATGTCCACACCCCCTGACATAACCTCGCCGTCG ACCCCCGCCTCACCTGCAAACTCCCTGGACCCGTCGCTGGGCCTGCAGCCACCCACTGAGCTCTTTGCTCCTTTCAACCCTTCGTCTGTGCCCTCAG GTTACGTGACAATGGGAGCGGTTCCCTCCGCAGCCTGGTCCCAGCAGGCGTTCGCCGCCCAGACGCCGCTGGCCTTCGGGGTCCAGTCCCCTCTGGGCCCGATGGCGCAAGTTCTGCCGGGCGGCCAGCCTCTCATCTGGGGGCAGGCCAATATCTTCCCCGCCACCCAGCAGCAGTGGGCAGCCATGGCGGCCGGAGCCTTCCCCCCCGCAGCCTACCTCCCTACGCAGCCCGTGGGCGCGCTGCCGGCCGCCGCCGTGTTCCAGGCGCTCACCCCCGTCCCCGCCGTGACGCCGGGCGGCGAAACGCATTCAGGTGCAGGCGCCGCGGCTCCATCCGCGTCGTCGAGTCCGCAACGTGAGGAGCGGGCGAAGAAGATGAGCAAAGAGATGTTCAAG GACTTTGAGCTGGCAAAGCCGCCGGCGATGCCGTCCAAGAAGCACCATAGCTTAGCGGGCACCTCAGAGGCATTCAGCACTTACTTCAGCCGCGTCGGCACCGCCCAGGACACGGACGACTGCGACGACTTTGACATCTCCCAAATGAACCTGACACCGGTCACCTCCACGACGCCCTCCACCAACtccc ccccCACACCGGCCCCCCACCAGTGCTCGCCCTCCAAATCGTCCGCCTCGCACGTCAGCGACCCCCCGACGGACGCCACCGACCCGCCCACCGACGACTCGTTTGGGGAGGCGGAGGGCAGCCCGAGCCGCAGCGGCGAGGAAGATGCT